The following is a genomic window from Deltaproteobacteria bacterium.
TTCAGGGCAAAACTCTTGAAAGACCGCTTCAACTTCACTGGCCCGAATATCAAGATGGTAAAATTTTGAATTTGGATTAATATTTTCTTTTTTGCCGCTAAAAAGATTATCTAAAATGGCCACTTCGTAACCCAACTCTAAACAACGGTCTTGAGTATGGCTACCAATGAACCCCGCCCCACCGGTGATTAAAACGCGCATGCACTTCACTCCTCAATATGACAGCAATTGACTAAGTCTGTTTCACAGAGTTAAGCTAAAACACAATGGACGTTATTGAGCAAATATTAAAAGAAAAAAAGCGGCTTAACGCCACCATAGTCGCCCACTATTATCAAGAACCCGCTATCCAAGAATTGGCGGATTTTGTAGGGGACTCGTTGGCTTTGGCCCAATATTGTGAAAAAAATAACCAAGCCACGATTGTGTTTTGTGGTGTAAAGTTCATGGCTGAAACCGCTAAGATTTTAAACCCCCATAAAAAAGTTTTGCTGCCCGATTTAGACGCTGGCTGTTCCTTGGCCGATAGCTGCCAGCCCGCACCGTTTCAATATTTCAAATCCAAACTCAACAACCCTTATGTTGCCATGTATATCAATTCGAACGTTGAAATTAAGGCCTTAAGCGATGTGATTGTCACCAGCAGTAATGCCGAAAAAATTATTCGTTCTATCCCCAAAGATCGCACGGTTTTATTTGGCCCAGACCGCCATCTGGGAAATTATTTGGTCAAGAAAACTGGCCGCGAAATGGTGTTGTGGCAAGGGGTGTGCATTGTTCATGAAACATTTAATTTAAAAAAATTGTTAGAATTAAAGCTAGACTATCCCGAAGCCCTGGTCATTGCCCACCCAGAATGCGAAGAAAATATTCTGGCCCACGCTGATTTT
Proteins encoded in this region:
- the nadA gene encoding quinolinate synthase NadA encodes the protein MDVIEQILKEKKRLNATIVAHYYQEPAIQELADFVGDSLALAQYCEKNNQATIVFCGVKFMAETAKILNPHKKVLLPDLDAGCSLADSCQPAPFQYFKSKLNNPYVAMYINSNVEIKALSDVIVTSSNAEKIIRSIPKDRTVLFGPDRHLGNYLVKKTGREMVLWQGVCIVHETFNLKKLLELKLDYPEALVIAHPECEENILAHADFIGSTSKLLQFTKEDKHSTFIVLTESGIIHQMKKASPQKVFVEGPNQSGCSCNECPYMRLNTLEKLLACMKNETPEIIIEESLRLQAYLPLKKMLELS